Genomic DNA from Fimbriimonas ginsengisoli Gsoil 348:
AGCGAAGTTGCTCCAGCACCGACCGGATCGTGTCCAGGTCGTGGAGCATCGCCGTCTCGGTGATTTCCAGCTTGATCCGGCACGGTTCCACTCTTAATTCCGAGAGGGTGCGCTTGACCTGCTGAACGAAGTCGGGCTGGTGGAACTGACGGGCCGAGACGTTGACGCCGATGATAAGATCCTTGTACTGTTCGCCCCAGCGGTGGAGTTGATAGCAGGCTTCTCGGAATACCCACAGTCCGATCGAGCAGATGAGCCCGGTTTCTTCCGCGATCGGGATAAAGAGGGTAGGCGAGATCATCCCCCGGGTGGGATGCTCCCACCGGAGGAGGGCTTCGACTTCCAGCATCTTGCCGGTTCGGATGTCCACGATCGGCTGGAAAACGAGCGAAAGCTGTTTGTGGTCGAGGGCGTTTCGGAGGTCCCACTCGAGCTCTAGCCGCTCGACGGCCAGCTCGTTCATTCGGTTGTCGTAGATGGCGAAGCTGTTTTTCCCTTGCGCTTTTGCCTCGTACATCGCGGTGTCGGCGTCGCGCAGAAGGCGGTGGGCATCGGCTTGTCCGTCGGCGCTTGTAGCGATTCCGATGCTGGTGGTGACGAACATCTCGGAGTTTCCGACGACGAAAGCTCGCTCCATCGCCTTGATGATCCGACTGGCCACGACGTTGACTTCGTCGGGAGTCTCGACTCGATCAAGCAATACGGTGAATTCGTCCCCGCCCAGTCGAGCGATCGTATCGCTTTGCCGAAGTACGGTTTGGAAACGCTCGGCGACGGCGACGAGGAGGGAGTCGCCGGTGGCGTGGCCCAGCGAATCGTTGATCACCTTAAAGTTGTCCAGATCGATGAATAGGACCGCGCACAGCGAAGGCTCGCGACCCTCGAGGCGTAGTCGCTGAGCGAGGCGGTCCATGAATAGCGCCCGGTTCGGCAGGCCGGTCAGCCGGTCGTGGAACGCGTTGTAGGTGAGCTCGCTCTCCAATCGCTTGCGCTCGGTGAGGTCGTGGAACGTCATGAGAATGCCGTCCACGTCCGGGTCGTCGCTCAGGTTGTTCAGGTGGACCTGGAAGGGTCGATATTCGGTCGACCCGTTCTGTACTCGAACCTCGAGCTCCGTGCTGGACTGGCTGCTTCGAGAAACTTCGTTCAGGGCGTCCACCAGATAAACGACGTCTTCCGCAAAGGTGTATCGGTAGATCGACTCTCCGACAAGCTCGTCGGGTGGCCGGCCCCAAAGACGCTCGCTTGCTTCGCTAACGAGCTTGAGCTTCCCTTCCGCATTGGCCACCGCGATGACATCCGCGTTGTTTCGAACTAGGGATCGGAACCGGCGCTCGCTCGTGTCGGCCGAACGGCGTTGCGCCTCGGCGTTGATCAGGTGCATCGCCAGCTTTTGCCGCCGCCCCAGGAGGAGCGCGACAGTAAAAGCGCTCGAGAGGAGTAGCACCGTTCCGGCCGCCTTGAGGGCCAGGGGGTAGGGAAGCGATTTAGGGGCTTGTCGGTCGAGCTCGTCCATTGCCCGCTCGGCTCGGGCGAAGGCGGGAACGGTGAGGGAGTTGGCGACCTTTCGCGATTTCACGAGGTCACCCTTCTCCAACGCGGCAACCTGGGTCGCGGAGGCGCTTAAGAACGAGCGGAAAGCAGTGGCCACGGACTTTGCTTCGGAATTCGAAGCCTGAAGGGAGGAAAGCGATCCGTCGATCTTCTTACGTAGCTCTGGGTAAGGCTTGATTGAGCGCCCTAGAGCGCCGCCGTCCAAGACCGTGAGCATCCGGTAACCGTCCGTTCGCAACGCCGCGATTCGCAACCCGTCAGTGGAGGCTGTGTGCGACCGTGCATCGAGCACGAGGAGGCCTACGCCCAAAATGGCGGCCACCAGCAGGACGGAGAGCAGTAGCCAGAGCTTCCGCGTTTGGGGTGGCCCGGCTCGTTCGCTCAACTCGGCGTCCCCGCGGCCCGAGAGTCATTTCTTCCGTAGAGTCGCATCGATTTTCTAGAAGACTTCGGGACGTTCGCCTTTCGCGATCGGATTTGAACCCCCCTTCCTATGCAGTATCGGCGGCTCGCGGGCGTTCACTAGGCGCAAAGATGCGCCGCGCCCTTCTTCAACCCTTTATCGTCCCGGAATAGAGACGACAAGAGTTTGCTTTTCGATCGGGCGGCTCTCAATTTCGAAGGCGTCTACTTCGACGAGGGGAATGTAGTTGCTTAAACCGAGAGGAATCCCTGGATTCCGGTCAAAGTCGTAGCTCGGTCTTAGTTCGGGATCGGCGGCGGTTCGCCGGTACGAGGTGACCTTCAGGAGCTTCCGCTCGCCGGATTTCAGACGGGCGAAGACGCGGGTTTGGCGTCCCGCCAGGCTGGATGGGTCTAATTCCCGGTCGACCGGGACGCCGTTCGGAAGCCAGAAGTGGGCGTGAACGGTTTTTCCTACCTCCAAAGTGTAGTCGCTAGTCTGAGAACGGTCGGTGCGAACTTCGGCGACATTCGGCTTCACTTCCATCGACTTTGAAAATGCGCCTTTCGCGGCTTCGATTTCGATCTGGAAGAACCTCGCCTCCGGAGTCGGAGCGACTGGAAGAAAGACCCTAGGCGGCGCACCGACCAATCCTCCATACGGATCTTTAAGCCAATACTGGGTCCACTTATTCCACTCCGGATGCAGGCCCTCTCCGGGTTTAGAGGAATCCGAGGGGATAATTCGAAGCTTAATCTGCGGCTTCTCTTCCCCTTCCTTGCCAATGTTGAGAATTACCGACATCGGAGGCGGTAGGAGCCGGGCCTCGGAGTTGGGGGTTGGGAACTCTCGTTTGGGAAACCCGCCTTGCGTCATCCAATCCGGAGCGTCTCGCCAGAGCTTTCCCTCGACCGTGTACAACTTGTCGACTACATACTGTTCCTTGTTCCACTCCCGGTCACCCGAGCGGGTATGGGCGATGGCCAAGACCTTCACCGGGACCTGGCCAACTTCGGCGGAGAGTTCAGGTTGGGTTTCTCCCCAAGCGATATCAGCCCACTGTTTGGGGTCGGGATCGTAGTGGACACCCTCAAACTCGGCGTAGACGTAAGGTCTCGACTCAACCTCGAATCGTGCGATCTTGGCCAAGCTGCTCTCGGAAATGGTGGCGACATTTCTTAGGCACGAAGTTGGAACCTCCATTCCCGATGCATCGAAGGCTCGAAGCCGCAGCTCGTC
This window encodes:
- a CDS encoding putative bifunctional diguanylate cyclase/phosphodiesterase encodes the protein MSERAGPPQTRKLWLLLSVLLVAAILGVGLLVLDARSHTASTDGLRIAALRTDGYRMLTVLDGGALGRSIKPYPELRKKIDGSLSSLQASNSEAKSVATAFRSFLSASATQVAALEKGDLVKSRKVANSLTVPAFARAERAMDELDRQAPKSLPYPLALKAAGTVLLLSSAFTVALLLGRRQKLAMHLINAEAQRRSADTSERRFRSLVRNNADVIAVANAEGKLKLVSEASERLWGRPPDELVGESIYRYTFAEDVVYLVDALNEVSRSSQSSTELEVRVQNGSTEYRPFQVHLNNLSDDPDVDGILMTFHDLTERKRLESELTYNAFHDRLTGLPNRALFMDRLAQRLRLEGREPSLCAVLFIDLDNFKVINDSLGHATGDSLLVAVAERFQTVLRQSDTIARLGGDEFTVLLDRVETPDEVNVVASRIIKAMERAFVVGNSEMFVTTSIGIATSADGQADAHRLLRDADTAMYEAKAQGKNSFAIYDNRMNELAVERLELEWDLRNALDHKQLSLVFQPIVDIRTGKMLEVEALLRWEHPTRGMISPTLFIPIAEETGLICSIGLWVFREACYQLHRWGEQYKDLIIGVNVSARQFHQPDFVQQVKRTLSELRVEPCRIKLEITETAMLHDLDTIRSVLEQLRSLGLRIAIDDFGTGYSSISYLSRLPVDTLKIDRSFIIPLGEDKRTDGVVKAMIAMAASLGLQVTSEGIETPQQLEVLRSMGCDRGQGYLFARPLPAGAVAALLEESGSVLSVKA